Proteins found in one Longimicrobium sp. genomic segment:
- a CDS encoding superoxide dismutase: MPFTLPDLPYAFDALEPHIDAKTMEIHHDKHHKTYVDNLNAALEKHPEFQAGDDVDALLRRINEVPDDIRGAVRNNGGGHSNHSLFWQIMGPGGGGDPTGPIAGAIDANFGGFAGLKEKLVAAGKGRFGSGWAWLVWDNGRLAVTDTANQDSPLMEGKFPILGIDVWEHAYYLNYQNRRPDYLDAWFSTVNWDEVNRRYKQAAGAS; this comes from the coding sequence ATGCCGTTCACCCTGCCGGATCTGCCGTACGCCTTCGACGCGCTGGAGCCGCACATCGACGCGAAGACGATGGAGATCCACCACGACAAGCACCACAAGACGTACGTCGACAACCTGAACGCCGCGCTGGAGAAGCACCCGGAGTTCCAGGCCGGCGACGACGTGGACGCGCTGCTGCGGCGCATCAACGAGGTGCCCGACGACATCCGCGGCGCCGTGCGCAACAACGGCGGCGGGCACAGCAACCACAGCCTGTTCTGGCAGATCATGGGGCCCGGCGGCGGGGGCGACCCCACCGGCCCCATCGCCGGCGCGATCGACGCGAACTTCGGCGGCTTCGCGGGGCTGAAGGAGAAGCTGGTGGCCGCCGGGAAGGGGCGCTTCGGGAGCGGGTGGGCGTGGCTGGTGTGGGACAACGGGCGCTTGGCGGTGACCGACACCGCCAACCAGGACAGCCCGCTGATGGAGGGCAAGTTCCCCATCCTGGGGATAGACGTGTGGGAGCACGCCTACTACCTGAACTACCAGAACCGCCGCCCGGACTACCTGGACGCGTGGTTCAGCACGGTGAACTGGGACGAGGTGAACCGCCGCTACAAGCAGGCGGCCGGCGCCAGCTGA